The following are encoded together in the Panicum virgatum strain AP13 chromosome 6K, P.virgatum_v5, whole genome shotgun sequence genome:
- the LOC120712249 gene encoding 60 kDa jasmonate-induced protein-like, translating to MAAATGYGDAPTEEELLAYGDLPRHGRDMAEVFAVRVPAAAVAVGGGGGRSPPCGTIFFHGGNSCSDLIFSRQRSGTDELAAPQPCDSEGNLVLTGPSVATSAYGPVGFDIHLHDGTHGEPSLQADGGGGGGNDQDDSNNGRVFCDTVSGEFSTYDRVITETVATGYGPANVVYAVLSNAVQGRVAVKLTALPAGDGADAATGVLGRVVARSKLLDAGCVLFYGERDGEGGVPVRPGDLLPLARQALAVPLHKPLTIELNLRSDSGEEIVRGAVEFDPAITGEHIERVVGTSGAEMEVTVSWSDYPW from the exons ATGGCGGCAGCCACCGGCTACGGCGACGCCCCGACGGAGGAGGAGCTGCTCGCGTACGGCGACCTGCCCAGGCACGGCCGCGACATGGCGGAGGTTTTCGCCGTGCGCGTCCctgcggccgccgtcgccgttggaggaggaggaggcaggtcCCCGCCTTGCGGCACCATCTTCTTCCACGGCGGCAACTCCTGCAGCGACCTTATCTTCAGCCGGCAGCGGAGCGGCACCGACGAGCTCGCCGCCCCGCAACCCTGCGACAGCGAG GGCAACCTCGTGCTGACCGGCCCATCAGTGGCCACCTCGGCGTACGGTCCGGTCGGCTTCGACATCCACCTCCACGACGGCACCCACGGCGAGCCCTCCTTGcaagccgacggcggcggcggcggcggcaacgaccAGGACGACAGCAACAACGGGAGGGTATTCTGCGACACCGTCTCCGGCGAGTTCTCCACCTACGACAGGGTCATTACGGAGACGGTCGCCACCGGGTACGGCCCCGCCAACGTGGTCTACGCCGTTCTCAGCAACGCCGTCCAAGGCCGGGTCGCCGTGAAGCTCACCGCTCTCCCGGCCGGAGATGGAgccgacgccgccaccggcgtCCTCGGGAGGGTCGTCGCCCGCAGCAAGCTCTTGGACGCCGGCTGCGTGCTCTTCTacggcgagcgcgacggcgagggcggcgtgcCCGTGCGACCCGGGGACCTGCTGCCGCTGGCGAGGCAAGCGCTCGCGGTGCCGCTGCACAAGCCGCTGACGATCGAGCTGAACCTGCGCAGCGACTCCGGCGAGGAGATTGTCAGAGGCGCCGTCGAGTTCGATCCGGCGATCACCGGCGAGCATATTGAGCGTGTCGTCGGCACGAGTGGCGCAGAAATGGAAGTTACAGTCTCATGGTCAGACTACCCTTGGTAG
- the LOC120639171 gene encoding 60 kDa jasmonate-induced protein-like — MASQKFAPSQTVTFNVSSDSYTTFISTLRGALAGTKPDKVRDRPVLAKQTGETAQPPRWIHVVLNAGDGGAAPKVAIRSDNAYIAGFANRPKGSTEDVWFQLSPRGSTQLFKGAKMLGFNGHYSTLVGGDGVKDLPNLKLGKERTLEAASVLWNYKQDKLMMGCTDTAVGADPQQNLKRKLALLAVTLCEAARLDPVRAVIDGGWKRELSITNKEVGYIGDWSDLSTALLAWKADKFSNDTKHFSKFAGIGISDGNAALAVVQLLLNKPPKKGFLAWLKHLWGLLVRKNNSQQMQQEEKQYEQQKPAEKGKIRRGPKSSSVVNPL, encoded by the exons ATGGCGTCTCAAAAGTTCGCTCCGTCTCAGACGGTGACATTCAATGTCAGCTCGGACTCGTACACGACGTTCATATCCACTCTCCGGGGCGCTCTAGCGGGCACCAAACCCGACAAGGTGCGGGACCGCCCCGTGCTGGCCAAGCAGACCGGCGAGACCGCCCAGCCGCCGCGGTGGATCCACGTCGTGCtcaacgccggcgacggcggcgcggcacccAAGGTGGCCATCCGGAGCGACAACGCCTACATCGCTGGCTTCGCCAACCGCCCCAAGGGCAG CACTGAAGACGTGTGGTTCCAGCTGAGCCCGAGGGGCAGCACCCAGCTGTTCAAGGGCGCCAAGATGCTCGGCTTCAATGGCCACTACTCGACGCtggtcggcggcgacggcgtcaaAGACCTCCCAAACCTGAAGCTCGGCAAGGAGAGGACGTTGGAGGCCGCCAGCGTGCTCTGGAACTACAAGCAGGACAAGCTGATGATGGGGTGCACCGACACCGCCGTCGGCGCCGACCCGCAGCAGAACCTGAAGAGGAAGCTGGCGCTACTCGCCGTGACCTTGTGCGAGGCCGCGAGGCTGGATCCCGTGCGCGCCGTGATCGACGGCGGCTGGAAGCGGGAGCTGTCCATCACCAATAAGGAGGTCGGCTACATCGGAGACTGGAGCGACCTCTCCACGGCGCTGCTGGCATGGAAGGCTGACAAGTTCAGCAACGACACCAAGCATTTCTCCAAGTTTGCAGGCATCGGGATCAGCGACGGGAACGCAGCCCTGGCGGTGGTGCAGCTCCTGCTCAACAAGCCGCCGAAGAAGGGCTTCCTGGCCTGGCTCAAGCACCTGTGGGGGCTTCTGGTGAGGAAGAACAACtcccagcagatgcagcaggagGAGAAACAATACGAGCAGCAGAAGCCCGCCGAGAAGGGGAAGATCAGGCGGGGACCAAAGAGCTCATCCGTCGTTAACCCTCTTTAA